The nucleotide window GGATAACAGAACTTTCCTGAGGGTGGTTGTGGAAGACACCATCAATAATATCGATGTTACGCTCATGAACGAAACGGATATTCAGAATACCATCTCAGATGTCACCCTTAAGGCCAACCTCTCTTATTTCACTTTCTGGAGTCAGACCGTTAAGGTCGGCTTTGAGAGTAATGATTACCGGTTTTCCAACAGGGCCAGTCTTCAATTCACGGAAGGGGTGGAAACCCGAGACAGTGCTCACCTACTTTCATTTTTTGTTCAAGACCAGGTTCAATTGGGGCCGCTGCTGGCAAAAGCCGGTATAAGGTCGGCGAGATTTTTTCCTGAAACCAGCTGGCGGACAGAGCCCCGGATCTCATCCTCTCTTCGCTTGGGCAGAATCACACTTAAAACAGCCTGGGGCCAATACAGGCAGTACCTGAGTTCCATGAATACGGCTGATGTGGAAGTAACGCCTCAATCCGTCGACTATTATTACCCTCTGAAAGGGATGACTCCCCTCTTTTCGGAGCACACTATTGTTGGTGTGGAAAGCAAAGTGTCAGACCGTCTGGAATTGACAGTTACTGGCTACCTGAAAGATCTGCCTACCCTTTACCGCTATGATTTTGGGAATACCCGGCAGGCTATTCTGACACACCAGGCGTTGCTGGAAAAGGGGAAGGGACAGGCCCGAGGTGTTGAGACCATGTTGAGAGGAGAGGTCGGGCGGCTATCCGGTTGGGTTGCATACGCTTATTCTGTGGCTGAGCGGAGTTTTCCTGGTTTTCAAAACGGGGACTGGTATCTAGCCGATGGTGATCAGACCCATACATTAAAGTCACTCCTCATGTTGAAAGTGACACCGGACATCACTGCCAGCACGACACTGCAAATTACTTCGGGCTTTCCAAAAACCTTTGAAACAGGGTGGCTCAGCAAATACACCTATGATTCGGTAACCAATACAATGGGAGAATTTTTTCAATACCTTACTCCTGCAAAAAACAATGTCCGTTTCCCACCAAGGATGTTCTTAGAAGTTGGGTGGAAGAAAAAACTGAGAACAGGGTTTGGTTACAGGCTATCGGAATATCTTGGTGCCAGTGATTCCTATCTAACCTGGACGGTGCAGAACATTCTATTCCTGCGGCGCAATCCCATGGGATATTTTTACATACCCGAATACGGCTATTACGCTTACGGCATCTTATCCTTGCCGGCTGTGAGCGCCGGCTACAGCATTAAGTTTTGATGATGAAATCTCAAGATAGACATCTTTCTTTTTGTAGTGATAAATCGTGGGTTGTAGTATTGATTCTTCTGG belongs to Candidatus Neomarinimicrobiota bacterium and includes:
- a CDS encoding TonB-dependent receptor, which translates into the protein MKSRIITHIILKKFLLLSLACLSPSLLFPSTISGYVADAKTGETIIGVNVIVEGTVLGASTDINGFFVLSDIPDGDVILRFSHIAYEEKRQTIELQSRDILVETVLLVPTILEADAIEVVANRGNIIKKETDISSFQADPVILREVPQLGKDVFELVKYSPSVTIGDEFSPLYNVRGSDPSENLVQLDGMTIYNPQHLFGYGAIFNPLMLKNIEMLVGGFDAEYGGRNASILYLTSREGHQSEVHGEFRPSISGFVGAVEFPAGKGTAMLSGRFTSDIISRVMIGMGNLWADFNGSYQRKFRNTRIKLSAFLARDYIDFDAARYAIYYNIPELRDYSVGNRTNALNRAFGLRTRSILTPKLVLETHVYNSAYDVDNRTFLRVVVEDTINNIDVTLMNETDIQNTISDVTLKANLSYFTFWSQTVKVGFESNDYRFSNRASLQFTEGVETRDSAHLLSFFVQDQVQLGPLLAKAGIRSARFFPETSWRTEPRISSSLRLGRITLKTAWGQYRQYLSSMNTADVEVTPQSVDYYYPLKGMTPLFSEHTIVGVESKVSDRLELTVTGYLKDLPTLYRYDFGNTRQAILTHQALLEKGKGQARGVETMLRGEVGRLSGWVAYAYSVAERSFPGFQNGDWYLADGDQTHTLKSLLMLKVTPDITASTTLQITSGFPKTFETGWLSKYTYDSVTNTMGEFFQYLTPAKNNVRFPPRMFLEVGWKKKLRTGFGYRLSEYLGASDSYLTWTVQNILFLRRNPMGYFYIPEYGYYAYGILSLPAVSAGYSIKF